One window from the genome of Paraneptunicella aestuarii encodes:
- a CDS encoding ubiquinone biosynthesis accessory factor UbiJ, whose amino-acid sequence MPAPQLFTAAIETAFNKLIALDEQSAQRLVPLNGKHLKVTVKEFPWPLIFAFSSHIDVLTDGGGESPNTAPDCHIKLSLDTLKELQDSSQITRLIQEKRLELDGDIHVAQHFSVLVKDLDIDWEEQLSRYVGDVAAHQIWSTANSIKSHLSSRLQQLGNMVREGAIEEKQLAPHPIAMEGFIQDVSQLRSDVGKLEARIASLTNKINNR is encoded by the coding sequence ATGCCAGCACCACAACTGTTTACAGCGGCAATAGAAACTGCATTTAACAAGCTCATTGCGCTAGACGAACAATCGGCACAAAGGCTTGTGCCTTTAAACGGTAAGCACTTAAAAGTGACTGTGAAAGAATTCCCCTGGCCGCTCATTTTCGCCTTCTCATCCCATATTGATGTATTAACGGATGGGGGTGGTGAAAGCCCAAATACAGCGCCAGACTGCCACATCAAATTAAGTCTGGATACGCTAAAAGAGCTTCAAGACAGCAGCCAGATCACACGACTGATTCAAGAAAAGCGTTTAGAGCTGGATGGTGACATTCATGTGGCGCAGCATTTTAGTGTACTGGTTAAAGATCTGGATATTGATTGGGAAGAGCAATTATCACGCTATGTTGGCGACGTCGCTGCACACCAGATTTGGTCGACAGCGAACAGTATCAAATCGCACCTGTCTTCTCGCTTACAGCAACTTGGCAATATGGTCAGAGAAGGTGCTATAGAAGAGAAACAGCTAGCACCTCATCCGATAGCAATGGAGGGTTTCATACAGGATGTTAGCCAACTTCGCTCTGATGTCGGCAAATTGGAAGCCAGAATCGCTTCGCTTACTAATAAGATAAACAATCGCTAA
- a CDS encoding sensor domain-containing diguanylate cyclase produces the protein MLMASGRLNNFYDKMPMWLMGLLLCFCIWGIVTTYQANITSLPDQTISRGIDYYQANSSELQLSDILELGEEVWTSQQTDTLTLPTANHTYWLRMQLPYLDNMDNWLLEVDYTQLDHLSVWFIQKDIVLANYNTGDQMPFRSRALAHERFLFPVPTQDKEVPIQAYIELNSSVPAALPVNLWRERNYLVFNGEHSVAMGLFFGFMLAMALSNFFFFINTGAASFLLYTGYVMSVAFLLFSMHGMAYKYFWPGSIWMQNHSIGIFANATLSFALLFIRQLLDLSRYSVNIDRSFLGLAGLFLCFLIASFFVESYFISQVFLSFVTLVVVYVFAAGIWLWYKGLIVSKVYVFAWFTLLISILFACLEGLQIFDTSMHSRYMLMLGAAIETLLLALLLARSYSEQSKLLLAAREHALEQDKKVLAAREETIAIQQQANEDLEYAVQERTYELEIALRELAEKNQELEERNTQDALTGIRNRRFFDKKYLADMRLSRRGQTELAVAMIDIDHFKKVNDTYGHLAGDECLRHVAKLIKENLKRPGDVVCRYGGEEFAVLMQDTGEQGSIQLIEKIRQLVAQHPVKYGGGEIPLTISAGISSTIVSAEQAEELLLDTADKALYNAKEAGRNQVIYKAIEQPDNQHHQEDEQ, from the coding sequence ATGCTAATGGCGAGCGGTCGTCTTAACAATTTCTATGACAAAATGCCAATGTGGTTAATGGGATTACTGCTGTGCTTTTGTATCTGGGGAATTGTCACTACCTACCAAGCCAATATCACTTCACTTCCCGATCAAACCATCAGTAGAGGCATTGACTACTACCAGGCAAACAGCTCGGAATTGCAGCTCTCAGACATTCTGGAGCTAGGGGAAGAAGTCTGGACAAGCCAGCAAACCGACACACTCACCTTACCCACAGCCAATCACACTTATTGGTTGAGAATGCAGCTACCTTATCTGGATAACATGGATAATTGGCTGCTCGAAGTAGACTACACTCAGCTTGATCATCTCAGCGTTTGGTTTATCCAAAAAGACATCGTATTAGCCAATTACAACACGGGCGATCAAATGCCCTTTCGCAGTAGAGCGTTGGCTCATGAACGTTTTTTATTTCCAGTCCCCACGCAAGACAAAGAAGTGCCAATTCAGGCCTATATTGAACTCAACAGTTCCGTACCAGCCGCACTACCGGTAAATTTGTGGCGAGAACGAAACTATTTGGTTTTTAACGGTGAACATAGCGTTGCCATGGGGCTGTTCTTTGGCTTCATGTTAGCGATGGCACTCAGTAACTTCTTCTTTTTCATCAATACCGGCGCAGCGAGCTTCTTGCTCTACACAGGTTACGTTATGTCAGTGGCATTCCTGCTATTCAGCATGCATGGCATGGCTTACAAATACTTTTGGCCGGGAAGCATATGGATGCAAAACCACAGCATCGGGATATTTGCCAATGCCACACTGTCGTTTGCTTTGCTCTTCATTAGGCAACTGCTGGATTTATCACGCTATAGTGTCAATATCGATCGCTCATTTCTCGGATTAGCAGGGCTTTTCCTCTGCTTCCTCATTGCCAGCTTTTTCGTAGAATCCTATTTTATTTCGCAGGTGTTCCTGTCATTCGTCACCCTTGTCGTGGTTTATGTTTTCGCAGCGGGCATCTGGCTTTGGTATAAAGGCTTAATCGTCAGTAAAGTCTATGTGTTTGCATGGTTCACCTTGCTTATCAGCATCTTGTTCGCCTGTTTGGAGGGCTTGCAGATATTTGATACATCAATGCATTCCCGCTACATGCTTATGCTGGGCGCAGCCATTGAAACTCTGTTGTTAGCCCTTCTGCTAGCCCGCAGCTACAGCGAACAATCCAAACTTCTTCTCGCTGCTCGGGAACATGCGCTGGAGCAAGACAAGAAAGTGCTGGCAGCTCGTGAAGAAACCATCGCCATTCAGCAACAAGCCAATGAAGATCTGGAATATGCCGTCCAGGAACGCACTTATGAGCTCGAAATTGCGCTGCGAGAATTAGCAGAAAAGAATCAGGAATTAGAAGAGCGCAACACGCAAGACGCTTTAACCGGGATCCGCAACCGTCGCTTCTTCGACAAGAAATACCTGGCTGACATGCGCTTAAGCCGCCGAGGCCAAACTGAATTAGCTGTCGCCATGATCGACATCGACCACTTTAAAAAAGTGAACGATACTTATGGTCATTTAGCCGGCGATGAATGCTTAAGACATGTTGCCAAATTGATTAAGGAAAATCTGAAACGCCCGGGAGATGTGGTATGTCGTTACGGCGGCGAAGAATTCGCAGTGCTTATGCAAGACACTGGCGAACAAGGTTCAATACAATTAATTGAAAAAATTCGCCAACTAGTTGCACAGCACCCGGTAAAATATGGTGGTGGCGAAATACCATTAACCATTAGCGCAGGCATCAGCAGTACCATTGTATCAGCAGAACAAGCTGAAGAACTGCTGCTAGACACAGCCGATAAAGCTTTATACAACGCAAAAGAAGCAGGTAGAAATCAAGTCATTTACAAAGCCATAGAGCAACCTGATAATCAGCATCATCAGGAAGACGAGCAATAG
- the tatC gene encoding twin-arginine translocase subunit TatC — translation MSDTQPLIAHLIELRSRLLRSLLSVLLVFLCLAYFAQDLYSLLSKPLLDAMPEGAQMIATDVASPFFAPFKLTLVLSFFIAIPYVLYQCWAFIAPGLYKNEKRLVAPLMFSSSLLFYAGIAFAYFVIFPLAFPFFVGVAPEGVVINTDINSYLNFVLKLFFAFGVSFQIPIAIVLLCWTGFTTPDSLREKRPYVIVSVFVVGMLMTPPDPISQTLLAIPMWILFELGVFAGGLYGQSDTQEKEDQEIS, via the coding sequence GTGAGCGATACTCAACCTCTTATTGCCCATCTGATTGAGCTACGCAGCCGATTATTACGATCACTGCTCAGCGTATTGCTGGTATTTCTATGTTTGGCATATTTCGCTCAGGATTTATATTCCTTGCTGTCAAAACCCTTGCTTGATGCCATGCCTGAAGGCGCTCAAATGATAGCAACCGACGTGGCCTCTCCCTTCTTCGCTCCTTTTAAATTGACTCTGGTATTGTCATTTTTCATTGCAATACCCTATGTGCTTTATCAATGCTGGGCATTTATTGCGCCGGGACTATACAAGAACGAAAAGCGCCTTGTCGCCCCCTTGATGTTTTCTTCCAGCTTGTTGTTTTATGCCGGTATCGCGTTCGCTTATTTCGTCATTTTCCCGTTGGCCTTTCCGTTTTTTGTGGGTGTAGCACCTGAAGGCGTCGTAATTAACACCGACATCAATAGTTATTTGAACTTTGTATTAAAATTGTTTTTTGCATTTGGGGTTTCCTTTCAAATCCCGATTGCCATAGTTTTACTGTGCTGGACAGGCTTTACTACGCCAGACAGCCTGAGAGAAAAGCGCCCTTATGTCATAGTTTCTGTATTTGTGGTAGGAATGCTAATGACACCGCCAGACCCAATCTCACAAACCCTGTTGGCTATTCCAATGTGGATTTTATTTGAACTTGGTGTCTTTGCTGGCGGTCTATACGGACAGTCCGATACACAAGAAAAAGAGGATCAGGAGATATCATGA
- the tatB gene encoding Sec-independent protein translocase protein TatB, producing MFDIGFLELVVVAVIALLVLGPERLPGAIRSTSRTIRNIKNMATGFRNEIEHQLHIQELHDNLKKAEEQNFKNLSPEIQASVDELKEAAASVNQPYNKKDDQGT from the coding sequence ATGTTTGACATTGGCTTTCTGGAATTAGTCGTAGTCGCTGTTATAGCGTTATTAGTGCTGGGGCCTGAGCGCCTTCCCGGTGCAATACGCAGCACCTCCAGAACCATTCGTAATATCAAGAATATGGCGACCGGGTTTCGCAACGAGATTGAGCATCAGCTCCATATTCAGGAATTACACGACAATTTGAAAAAAGCTGAAGAACAAAACTTTAAGAACCTGTCTCCAGAGATCCAGGCATCCGTAGACGAACTTAAAGAAGCGGCAGCATCGGTAAACCAACCCTACAATAAAAAAGACGATCAAGGAACGTGA
- the ubiE gene encoding bifunctional demethylmenaquinone methyltransferase/2-methoxy-6-polyprenyl-1,4-benzoquinol methylase UbiE: MNNDSQATDSETTHFGFQQVNKKAKASMVAEVFHSVADKYDLMNDVMSLGIHRLWKRFTIDCSGVRPGHTILDLAGGTGDLAAKFSRLTGSTGKVVVADINASMLQVGRDRLRDMGITGNVEWVQADAEHLPFPDNHFDLVTIAFGLRNVTDKDQALRSMYRVLKPGGRLLVLEFSKPTNENFSKIYDWYSFNLLPNMGKLIANDAESYRYLAESIRMHPDQETLKSMMEAAGFEQTSYHNMTGGIVAMHRGFKF; this comes from the coding sequence ATGAACAACGATAGCCAGGCTACCGACTCTGAAACTACTCATTTCGGATTCCAACAAGTTAATAAAAAAGCAAAAGCATCAATGGTTGCAGAAGTTTTTCATTCTGTTGCTGATAAATACGATCTAATGAACGACGTGATGTCGTTAGGCATTCACAGACTATGGAAACGCTTCACCATAGATTGCAGTGGTGTACGCCCCGGTCATACCATTCTCGATTTGGCAGGTGGCACTGGAGACCTGGCAGCCAAGTTTTCCCGACTAACGGGTAGTACAGGAAAAGTCGTCGTTGCAGACATTAACGCCAGTATGCTGCAAGTAGGCAGAGACCGTCTACGCGATATGGGCATTACGGGTAATGTCGAATGGGTTCAAGCCGACGCCGAACACTTGCCATTCCCGGACAATCATTTCGATTTAGTCACTATCGCCTTTGGTTTACGTAACGTTACCGACAAAGACCAAGCGTTGCGCTCTATGTACCGCGTTTTGAAACCAGGCGGCCGTTTATTGGTGTTGGAGTTCTCCAAGCCGACCAATGAAAATTTCAGCAAGATCTACGATTGGTATTCCTTCAATCTGTTACCGAATATGGGCAAACTCATCGCCAATGACGCCGAGAGCTACCGATATCTGGCAGAGTCTATCCGCATGCATCCCGATCAAGAAACCTTGAAAAGCATGATGGAAGCCGCAGGATTTGAACAAACCAGCTATCACAATATGACCGGCGGCATCGTTGCAATGCACAGAGGCTTTAAATTCTAA
- a CDS encoding 1-acyl-sn-glycerol-3-phosphate acyltransferase, producing MSNFDDIRPYKDSEVRAVLDRLVNEPELIETILRFKFNGVLSRIFRPLIEAYLKYQLKRLVQNFNSVRDLQVYIERYVTQVIEDTTDGLTTKGLEALDTKKPHLFISNHRDIAMDPAFINYILHANGMDTMRIAIGDNLLGKDWIADLMRLNKSFVVKRSVKTVREKLTASKQLSHYMYESVTQDNANMWIAQREGRAKDGNDQTNPAVLSMLLLNKPKTMPVEDYLDELRIVPVSISYEYDPCDIAKAKELLSHEESGTYEKGAHEDIQSIAKGITGKKGRVHIEFGQPLESSLEHPLDCAKNIAEELDRQIQGNYRILPSNLAAAAMLGYEFSDDEIASLDIDFPIIEMHSSKGKLIERFNQEPRALETKIFQAYAAPVFNKLKVIKEGKAKSVELASSVAG from the coding sequence ATGAGTAATTTTGATGACATTCGCCCTTATAAAGATTCCGAAGTTCGGGCGGTGTTAGATCGTTTGGTCAATGAGCCTGAGCTTATTGAGACTATTTTGCGTTTCAAATTTAACGGTGTTTTGTCGCGTATTTTTCGTCCTCTAATAGAGGCTTACCTGAAATACCAACTCAAGCGATTAGTGCAGAATTTTAATTCTGTACGTGACTTGCAGGTTTACATAGAACGTTATGTAACACAGGTGATTGAAGATACCACCGACGGCCTGACCACTAAGGGCTTAGAGGCGCTTGATACTAAAAAGCCGCATCTGTTTATCAGCAATCATCGCGATATTGCGATGGATCCCGCTTTTATCAATTACATCTTGCACGCAAACGGTATGGACACCATGCGCATTGCCATAGGCGATAACCTTCTGGGGAAAGACTGGATTGCCGATTTAATGCGTTTGAACAAAAGTTTTGTGGTTAAACGTTCTGTGAAAACCGTGCGCGAAAAGCTTACGGCCAGTAAGCAACTTTCCCACTATATGTATGAATCGGTAACACAAGACAACGCTAATATGTGGATTGCCCAGCGTGAAGGGCGAGCCAAAGATGGCAATGATCAAACCAACCCTGCGGTTTTGTCGATGTTGTTATTGAACAAGCCCAAAACCATGCCTGTTGAGGATTACCTCGACGAGCTGCGCATTGTGCCAGTGTCTATTTCCTATGAATACGACCCTTGTGACATTGCCAAGGCAAAAGAGTTGCTGAGCCATGAAGAATCAGGCACTTATGAGAAAGGTGCTCACGAAGATATTCAAAGTATTGCTAAAGGGATAACCGGGAAGAAAGGGCGAGTTCATATCGAATTTGGTCAGCCTTTGGAATCAAGCCTCGAACACCCATTGGACTGCGCCAAAAATATTGCCGAAGAGCTGGATCGTCAGATCCAGGGCAATTACCGCATTTTGCCCTCTAACCTGGCTGCCGCTGCAATGTTGGGGTATGAATTCAGTGATGATGAAATTGCCAGTCTCGACATAGACTTCCCCATCATCGAAATGCATTCTTCAAAGGGAAAGCTTATTGAGCGATTTAACCAAGAGCCAAGAGCACTGGAAACCAAAATCTTTCAAGCCTATGCCGCACCAGTGTTTAACAAACTAAAGGTGATCAAAGAGGGAAAGGCTAAAAGTGTTGAATTGGCGTCTTCTGTAGCAGGGTAG
- the ubiB gene encoding ubiquinone biosynthesis regulatory protein kinase UbiB has product MRIKRFYTITKTLLQHGLDEWIPQRFLPWYMQFLKMCLFWMRNRYPDRPRGERLRLALEALGPVFVKFGQMLSTRRDILPPDIANELTLLQDKVQPFDGEQASEIIRKSLGLGSLDELFSEFETKALASASIAQVHAATLRTDGDKVVVKVIRPNIADTITADIELMRAFAIIAQRLLPDGKRLRPVEVIEEYRKTIIDELDLMRESANGIQLARNFENSHSLYVPHIYADYCRTNVLVMERIKGIPVAEVDTLKELGVNLKLLAERGVEVFFTQVFRDSFFHADMHPGNIFVDATNPEDPRYIAIDFGIVGTLNKEDKRYLAENFVAFFNRDYRKVAELHVDSGWVPFNTNIDEFEVAIRTVCEPIFHKPLAEISFGQVLLQLFNTARRFNMVVQPQLVLLQKTLLYIEGLGRQLYPQLDLWQTAKPFLENWMKEQVGFKAMYNKIYSNFPFWTEKMPEIPDLVYDSLKQVKLLPEKQRIWFEHQAKLQKQSRKSQFYTMLGSTFFIASLLLPLHNLHWGYTIGSGLVGVGLWIRAYLYHAK; this is encoded by the coding sequence GTGCGAATCAAACGCTTTTACACCATTACAAAAACTTTGTTGCAGCATGGACTGGATGAATGGATCCCGCAACGTTTCCTGCCTTGGTACATGCAGTTTTTGAAAATGTGTCTGTTCTGGATGCGCAATCGCTACCCAGATCGCCCTCGTGGCGAACGTTTAAGATTAGCGTTAGAGGCATTAGGGCCTGTATTCGTAAAGTTCGGGCAGATGCTCTCAACTCGACGCGATATTCTTCCCCCCGATATCGCTAATGAACTCACCCTGTTACAAGATAAAGTGCAACCTTTCGATGGCGAACAAGCCTCTGAGATAATCCGTAAATCACTTGGACTTGGCTCCCTTGACGAACTCTTCTCTGAATTTGAAACCAAAGCACTGGCTTCCGCTTCAATTGCACAAGTTCATGCTGCCACTCTTCGTACCGATGGCGATAAGGTCGTCGTTAAGGTTATTCGCCCGAATATCGCAGACACCATCACTGCCGACATTGAACTAATGCGCGCCTTTGCCATTATTGCTCAAAGGCTACTTCCCGATGGCAAGCGCTTACGTCCCGTGGAAGTCATTGAAGAATATCGCAAAACTATCATTGACGAACTGGATCTGATGCGTGAATCAGCTAACGGTATTCAGTTAGCGAGAAACTTCGAAAACTCTCACTCTTTATACGTGCCCCATATTTATGCCGATTACTGCCGCACCAACGTATTGGTAATGGAAAGAATCAAAGGAATTCCGGTCGCCGAAGTTGATACGTTGAAAGAGCTGGGCGTTAACTTGAAATTACTGGCTGAGCGCGGCGTTGAAGTGTTCTTCACCCAAGTTTTTCGCGACAGCTTTTTTCATGCCGACATGCATCCTGGTAATATTTTCGTCGATGCCACCAACCCGGAAGATCCGCGCTACATTGCAATAGATTTTGGCATTGTAGGCACACTAAACAAAGAAGATAAGCGTTATCTGGCAGAGAATTTCGTCGCCTTTTTTAATCGCGATTACCGCAAGGTTGCAGAGCTTCATGTTGATTCCGGCTGGGTGCCATTCAATACCAATATCGACGAATTTGAAGTGGCTATCCGTACCGTCTGCGAACCGATTTTCCATAAGCCATTAGCCGAGATTTCCTTTGGTCAAGTGCTGCTACAACTGTTTAACACCGCTCGTCGATTTAACATGGTTGTGCAACCCCAACTGGTACTGCTGCAAAAAACCCTGCTATATATCGAAGGCTTGGGGCGACAGCTCTATCCGCAACTCGACCTTTGGCAAACCGCCAAGCCTTTCCTAGAAAACTGGATGAAAGAGCAGGTCGGGTTCAAAGCCATGTACAACAAGATCTACTCCAACTTCCCCTTCTGGACGGAAAAAATGCCGGAAATCCCGGATCTTGTTTACGACTCACTAAAGCAAGTAAAACTATTGCCAGAAAAACAACGCATCTGGTTTGAACATCAAGCCAAGCTACAAAAACAATCTCGTAAAAGCCAGTTTTACACCATGCTGGGCTCAACCTTCTTTATCGCCAGCTTACTGTTACCCCTGCACAACCTGCACTGGGGTTACACAATCGGAAGTGGCTTGGTAGGCGTAGGCTTATGGATACGCGCCTACCTGTATCATGCGAAGTAG
- a CDS encoding response regulator, producing the protein MTDCSICIVEPDEIEREILEGILAEEGKIKFYKASKELLADLSTVSPALIIMEKQFGEENGYDVCRTIKEDYSQCDTSVLFLTSVVSVDERLKGLEAGADDYLTKPYDVIEFATKMQAARNRITKKAGLRAQLNLASNTAMQAMSAQSEMGSVLQSVRAMNEANDFDSVCDGLFVALRDYGLKCTVFFNQMGEDIFMPTPGRQATPIEQEIINMVRDKERVWQREKRACFNFPYSSLLVLNMPDDEDRAGRLRDSLCLVMEAYDVRINNLNQQKELMDAQKWQSSVKEISQLLNVASNQLQGSIGQSHQTLKKLVDELFELLPRLGLEEDQEEGIHRIVDDAFAKLSKELEQTETTRAVFGKVLAKLNKM; encoded by the coding sequence ATGACTGACTGCTCAATATGCATTGTGGAGCCTGATGAAATTGAACGAGAAATTCTTGAAGGGATCCTCGCGGAAGAGGGAAAAATAAAGTTCTATAAAGCAAGTAAAGAGCTGCTTGCTGATTTGTCGACCGTGAGTCCTGCCTTGATAATAATGGAAAAGCAGTTTGGTGAAGAAAATGGATACGATGTCTGCCGAACCATTAAAGAAGACTATTCTCAGTGTGATACCAGCGTTCTCTTTCTAACCAGTGTGGTCTCTGTTGACGAGCGTTTAAAAGGATTGGAAGCTGGAGCCGACGACTATCTTACCAAGCCCTATGATGTGATTGAATTTGCTACCAAAATGCAGGCGGCGAGAAATCGTATCACCAAGAAAGCCGGCTTGCGTGCTCAGCTTAATTTGGCCAGCAATACGGCAATGCAGGCCATGTCAGCACAAAGTGAGATGGGCAGCGTATTGCAGTCAGTTCGGGCAATGAATGAAGCCAACGACTTTGATTCTGTCTGCGATGGTTTGTTTGTTGCTTTACGTGATTATGGATTGAAATGTACCGTTTTCTTCAATCAGATGGGCGAAGACATATTTATGCCGACACCTGGCCGGCAGGCTACGCCGATTGAGCAGGAAATCATTAATATGGTGCGTGACAAAGAGCGGGTTTGGCAGCGTGAGAAACGAGCCTGTTTCAATTTTCCCTATAGTTCTTTGTTGGTATTGAACATGCCCGATGACGAAGATCGTGCTGGCAGACTTCGAGATAGTTTGTGTTTGGTAATGGAAGCGTACGATGTCCGTATTAACAACCTGAACCAGCAAAAAGAATTAATGGATGCCCAGAAATGGCAAAGCTCGGTTAAAGAAATCTCTCAGTTGCTGAATGTGGCTTCTAATCAGTTGCAGGGCAGTATTGGGCAAAGCCACCAAACGCTTAAAAAGCTGGTGGATGAATTGTTTGAGCTATTACCAAGATTGGGACTCGAAGAAGATCAGGAAGAAGGTATTCACCGTATCGTTGACGATGCTTTTGCCAAACTGAGTAAAGAATTAGAGCAAACGGAAACGACTCGCGCCGTCTTCGGGAAAGTTCTCGCAAAACTAAACAAAATGTAG
- a CDS encoding TatD family hydrolase, with protein MRLCDIGVNLTNNRFNDDWEATIQRSLDAGVDKLIITGTDMAESKDALLMCDSWLEHCYATVGIHPHYAKDAVDEKGEPNFYQEIIQLASHSNAVAIGECGLDFNRNFSPRDIQLAVFEAQLEIACDLAMPVFLHERDAFEEQIKLLEKYRSKLVGGVVHCFTGNIEQIKAYLGLDFYIGITGWLCDAKRGQELREAVTHLPLNRLLLETDAPYLMPKTLKSSSKRNEPENLPHILEQLAAILLEQEEHAGLSLQDIAHASYQNSITLFGLEK; from the coding sequence ATGCGTCTTTGCGATATAGGTGTCAATCTGACCAACAACCGATTCAACGATGATTGGGAAGCCACCATTCAACGCTCACTCGATGCCGGGGTCGATAAATTAATTATCACCGGAACCGATATGGCAGAAAGCAAAGACGCCTTGTTAATGTGTGATTCCTGGCTTGAGCACTGTTATGCTACAGTGGGTATTCACCCTCACTACGCGAAAGACGCGGTTGATGAAAAAGGCGAACCCAACTTTTATCAAGAAATCATCCAACTTGCCAGCCACAGTAACGCGGTTGCGATTGGTGAGTGCGGGTTGGATTTTAATCGCAACTTTTCACCGCGAGACATTCAGCTCGCGGTATTTGAAGCGCAATTAGAAATAGCCTGCGATTTAGCAATGCCGGTATTTTTGCATGAACGAGATGCGTTTGAAGAGCAAATCAAATTACTGGAAAAATACCGTTCAAAATTAGTGGGTGGCGTTGTCCATTGTTTCACGGGAAACATCGAACAAATAAAAGCTTATCTGGGTTTAGATTTCTATATTGGTATTACAGGCTGGCTATGTGACGCCAAGCGCGGTCAGGAATTGCGCGAAGCCGTTACTCACTTACCTCTAAACCGTTTGCTATTAGAAACCGACGCTCCCTACTTAATGCCGAAAACGCTAAAATCATCGTCAAAACGAAATGAACCGGAAAATTTGCCCCACATATTGGAGCAACTCGCGGCTATATTGTTAGAACAAGAAGAACATGCTGGCTTATCGCTGCAAGATATCGCCCATGCCAGCTATCAAAACAGCATCACTTTATTTGGATTGGAGAAATAA
- the purU gene encoding formyltetrahydrofolate deformylase has product MTTMPEEKNTLILNVTCRAGTGVVAAISGYLADNDCYICALEQFDDESTNKFFLRAVFRLQAGSPDIATLKSGFFGIAEKFSMQWNIFDPSVPAKVLIMVSKFDHCLDDLLYRRRNGELNMEITTVVSNHQDLRPMVEREGIRFIHLPITKDTKAQQEERLLEIIEETGTELVVLARYMQVLSNDLSMQLAGRCINIHHSFLPGFKGAKPYHQAYDRGVKVIGATAHYVTSDLDEGPIIEQILTRVDHNYKPENLVRVGRDNECMALAKAVKYHIERRVFLDGNKTVVFLGS; this is encoded by the coding sequence ATGACCACAATGCCTGAAGAAAAGAACACCTTGATCCTTAATGTGACTTGTCGTGCCGGAACCGGTGTCGTGGCTGCAATATCCGGATATTTGGCCGACAATGATTGCTATATTTGCGCGCTTGAACAATTTGATGATGAATCAACAAACAAGTTCTTCTTACGTGCGGTATTTCGCTTGCAGGCGGGTTCACCTGATATCGCTACATTAAAATCCGGCTTTTTCGGGATAGCCGAGAAGTTTTCCATGCAATGGAATATCTTTGATCCTTCAGTGCCCGCCAAGGTGCTGATTATGGTGTCTAAATTCGATCACTGTCTGGATGATTTGCTGTACCGCCGTAGAAATGGTGAGCTTAATATGGAAATAACAACGGTTGTTTCCAATCATCAGGATTTAAGACCCATGGTGGAGCGTGAAGGTATCCGCTTCATCCATTTGCCTATCACCAAAGACACCAAGGCTCAGCAAGAAGAGCGTTTACTTGAAATTATCGAAGAGACTGGCACGGAGCTGGTGGTGTTAGCTCGATACATGCAAGTGTTGTCCAATGATTTGTCGATGCAACTTGCTGGACGCTGCATTAACATTCACCACTCTTTTCTACCGGGTTTCAAGGGAGCAAAACCTTATCATCAAGCCTATGATCGCGGTGTAAAAGTGATTGGTGCAACCGCTCACTATGTGACATCTGATTTAGATGAAGGTCCGATTATTGAACAAATCCTCACGCGTGTTGACCATAACTATAAACCAGAAAATCTGGTTAGAGTTGGACGTGACAACGAGTGCATGGCGTTGGCAAAGGCAGTTAAATATCACATTGAGCGCAGAGTGTTTCTGGATGGCAATAAAACGGTTGTCTTCCTGGGTAGTTAA
- the tatA gene encoding Sec-independent protein translocase subunit TatA yields MGGISIWQLLIIFVIVVLLFGTKKLRTLGGDLGSAVKGFKKAVSETDEKDADFQKSQEVEDKSQQNTAQSKENEQQKHS; encoded by the coding sequence ATGGGCGGCATAAGCATTTGGCAATTGCTAATTATCTTTGTGATCGTAGTGCTATTGTTTGGCACAAAGAAGCTGCGTACTTTGGGTGGAGATTTGGGTTCAGCAGTAAAGGGCTTTAAAAAAGCAGTATCTGAGACCGATGAGAAAGACGCTGATTTCCAGAAAAGTCAGGAAGTTGAAGATAAATCCCAACAAAACACAGCTCAAAGCAAAGAAAACGAACAGCAAAAGCATTCGTAG